GGGCTGTTCGAGGTGAActgtttaatatttgaaatttaacacATAAGTTAAACAGTAGAGGTACCAAGAAGTCGTCGCTTTCAAACTCCCATGCAAACTATTTCTGCGTTggatacatttttttatttttgggggacacacccatccattaTTCAAGTTTAGCATATTCAGAACTCCTTCCTATTTACAACACGACAACACAAACTAGCAGTTTTTTCCACgaaaatttcaatgaagataCACAAACATATAATAACTGCCTAACATTTCCCTCACAACAGATAATGAGTACAGTGTCACTGATACACAATCAAGAAGAACAACAAATCTTCACGAAGGTGGCATCGTACAAGGTAACTTAGACAGATACATCCTGAATACTGCCTGGCAACAACTAATATATGTCTTGTCAACCAATAGTGAAAGGAATATCGTATACCTAGTATTTCATCCGTTTAATTAAACGCTATTTCGGCGTAGTACGGAATTATTTCGGCCACACTCAGCTGACTAGACAGAAGCTTTTCCATTGATTAGAAGCTGATGCATATTGAGTTAAGTTAGACTGATAGTTACATACATGTCGGGTTTACTGGAGCCATTTTCACTTGCAGGGCAATATCTGTGCCATCAAAGCAGTCAACAAACATCACATTGATCTGAACAGAACTGCCCGGACGGAACTCAAAGAGGTAGATAAGACTCAACGCCTTGCCTATTCTTTTTATCACTCTGTGGTATATCATTTTGATGGTGGCTTATTCAGTACAAGCTCATTCCAAAGTTCTCTAAAGGATTTTGTCACACTCACTTGTGTCCTTGACAAACCATTCTCAGTTTTTACCCTGAATTCTTTGCCTACATGCTATAACGATTCTTAGACCCGTTCAACGAGAACTGATTTAAAGCTTATATCAAAGCTGCACGCCATAATCTCCAGTTATTCTAAAGAGAGGGCTTCACCGATTTTTCCGGATTTTCCATGCAAGTTATCaaatattcaatcaaataaaACGTTTCTAGCCAATGAGATACAAACAGGAGTACATACATTTTGAACAAAGTTTTGGGAAGCCTTTCGCCGTCGCTGTAGCTGAAGTAAAGTCATTTACAATACAATTTAAAGTAGCATGGTATCAATGTGCGTGTAGCGGTACGCTTTACTCCGAACTTTATATACAATTACTCCATCCAATGAGCTTAGTATTTGAGATCACATCCAACTTGACGTCTACAAAGTCTCTGCCTTTTCGCGGTCATTAGTTCAGATAAAAAACGGAGTCTCCGTTTATGTCTGTGAACTTATTTGTTTTACCTTGCATAATGGGCGATATTGTATTCTTCAGATGAGGGATATGCACCATGACAACGTGAACAAATTTATCGGAGCTTGTGTAGATCGCCAccatatttgcattttgatgGAGTACTGTCCAAAAGGCAGCTTACaggtaaaattattattattgaaaatcacaTCTACAACAAGAAGAGTAAATATTATTaaaccaaaaaataaaaaataaaaataaaagctGGAGACGCAGAGACTCAAAGATATGGAAGTCTCGTTTACTATTTTACAGTGCTAGATTGGCAGGTACATGGCGGCTGAGCGCTATttgaatacaaatttacatatacaGCTAAGTGTACTTATGAAAATTGACACAAAGTAGACAGCAGAGGACAACATAAAGATGAAATGCGACTGAAAGCTACAAAAAGTCGTATAAATATTCAGGGTaatttcattttctgatttGAGAAACTTTTACCCTCTCTAGCCATGTTTTACTAACTTGGATCCTACCTGGAGATATTGCTCATTTAAATTGCTGGTGGTTAATCGTATTAAGTTTTTGTCTCATTACGATAAtgttattattttgtttactttgtgtTTCAGGATATCCTAGAAAATGATGATATGAAGTTGGATCACATGTTTCTAGCTTCTTTGATCGCTGATTTGATGAAAGGAATGATTTATATCCACGCTGGTCCAATCAAATCTCACGGAAATCTCAAATCATCTAACTGCGTGGTTGATCACCGATGGGTCTTGCAAATTACTGACTATGGACTTCATGAATTCAAGAAAGGACAACTTCTAGTAGACGACTCTGAATACTCACAATATAGCAGTAAGTTACAACGATACCACATATTCTGTTTCTCGTTCTGGGAAAATGGTTCAATCTCTCCTTTCATTATTTTGCCTGTAAAGAAGTGAACTTTCTTCTTCTccaaaatgtgttgaaataccATGCATTAGCCTTGTGCATTGTATATAATATTCAATTTAATTGTTCATGTATGAATCCTGGTCCGGCCTtgaattattttgtcaacaataaaaattggcaTAAAATTCTGTGAAGACAAGATGATCTCCAAGCATATCCGGTGTTCAGAGTAAAACAATGAGTGATATTTTAGAAAGAGACATAAAATAATGGAAACTACATAAAACATTACACATGATGGGGTTGCTGTCAACCGTCAATGTTTGGTGGAACTGACAACCGTCAATGTCTGATGGAACTGACAACCGTCAATGTCTGATGGAACTGATAATCGTCAATGTCTGCTACAACTGACAACCGTCAATGTCTGATGGAACTGAACTGTCAACCGCCAATGCCTACATCTAATTAATCATCGCACCGGTGTCTCTCATTGAACTAACATTTTATCtcattttatttgcatatctgatacagttgtcaacaatacaaaaaacattcaaattcgGCTATGATAGTATTGATTCCCCAaagcaacaatatttttatctgtATTCAGAGTGGCAGACATGATAACTATTTAACGCCATTGAATCATGATAACTTGTCCCGTGATGCACCAGGGCTTCGCTACCTCCCACAGAAAACAGCCACATggaaaaacattcaattttaatcAGCCTACTAAGAAGTCTCTGAATTATCCTGAATTTGCTTATGTTGGTACTCTGTATTTTGCTTATGTGCGTACTCTGTATTTTGAGCAATTCTGTAAAGAAGATGGTCGAATTAAATTTGGAACACATTTACAAACAACGGAAGACTGCAATGGTCAATACCCGGATGGTTCCCGGATGGAGAGTTTTGGATGAGCTGCACCATACCTACGACAGAGAATGATAAAGTTTATCCTGATACTAAAGAGGAAGAAATTAAACTGTATTTTGGAAGAAACGATGTTACCTTTGGCCTGTGAACAACTAAGATATTTACTTAAAAAATGATTGACTATTATTGTTTATTCAATCAAAAGCGGAATTTTACTTCACTCATCCATTTGACAGGCACATAGATTCATGGGAAATATTGTATCTGTTGTCATTCCAAACTCCAATGGACACAAAGCTGAGGGATTTCCAATTTAAAATCCCCCACAACATAttgagtaaaaatgttaaactttCCAAATGAAACTACAAAAGAGAGAGTCCTTTCTGTGCATTTTGTAAGATTAAGGAATATAAAGACTGATTCATTAACTTCATGGCTGTGTCAACATTAAGTCATTTAGGGAAGGCCTCTTTATGTCGTTGAATAGATCTAAGCTTGGACTGTAAAACAGACCAGAAGTTTGGCAATATGTCCTTTGAGGCCAAAGTTTGTCATGTCTTGGTAACTTTCCTTTCATCTTAAGctaaaaatacatttacatttgTTGCTGTCGAAAAGACATAGTAGATTTTATAGCACATAAAAGCTTTGTGCAGTTAATAGAAAATATTACGTGTAACTTCGATATTCGAGAGCTAAGATCTGACATTGAACAAAATAAGTCACATTAATATTTCGATGGGTAACAAGTTTCGTAATTTCACTAGCGGATAGCCAACTTCCAGATATTCTAAATTTGTAATGTCACCTCTTCCCGGAAACTCCAATAAAATGTTGAATACAAAGatcttcccatgatgcatttATAATATATCTTTTTATTCGACCAGGACTACTTTGGACTGCCCCAGAACATCTACGTCAAGGTAAACACATGCCACAGGACGGTTCACAGAAGGGTGATGTGTATTCTTTCTCAATAATACTTCAGGAAATCTACGCACGCGCTCAGCCTTATCATTTGAACGAGGAGGACCCACACGGTAATGATTTTGTTTCATTCATGAACGTATACCTGATATTACTAGATAAGATGGCATTTGGAACTGCTACAGAACAAATATCAATTGATTTCTGTCTTTGTCTGCCTTTAAATACGTCACGAGAATATCGCGTTTTTTACAGTGTCCGTCTGAAGTACTGTTTGTCTTAGTTTTATTATCTTCGATGTTGTGTACAGATATCATCAAGAAGGTAAAAGCTGGTTCAGATCCACCCTATCGTCCGGATGTCAGTGACGTCAATGAAGTTGCTCCTGAATGCGTTCTATCGACGATGAGACAATGCTGGGACGAGGATCCAAATGAGCGGCCAGATTTTCTCCATGTGAGAGAACTCTTGAAACCTTTACAGGAAGGATTGTAAGTCTTCTACTTTTATTTTCCATCTGTATATTCTCATAGTACATTTGATTGTCAGCGATAGGAATCCCTTGACAGGTATGACTCCTTGGCTAATGTGACAAGCAGATCTCCACCTGTAACAAAAGAAGTGGCTATGAACACCCTGGTCGCGTTAGTTCAAAGATTGCAACGAGTCTGATGTACGTATACAGGTATTGAAAGTCTTTATCCTCGGGTGTACACCCTCAAGGATGTCATATCATAGAAGTGACGGCTAGTAGCTGACGATCAAGAATATTCCAAGAAAATGTTGACTCTCCGGATGATCAACATATTGTTGCATGTAAATGCTGCAGGAGTTTAACCATCATTGACACTGATGAACCATAAAAGTCTGTTTGTGAAATACAGTTTATTGTACTACTCTCAAAAATGGGATTTAAATGTTAAGTATTCAAGGTGTCAACACAGACCGTATGTcactgttgacaactgaattctagtccgaGCCAGAATCCGTATGTGAACATCAACATTCTATATTGTAAGCGATGCGTTGTGTTTGCAGTTTAACACTTTGAAATTGTTCATATTCTACGGTGAAGAATGAGCAAATCTACTTGCTTAAAGGAATGATTGTCTCCTTAACTTGCAGGAAATCTAATATCCTTGACAATATGATTACATTGATGGAACGGTATACCAATAACTTGGAAGAATTAATTGAAGAAcgaactgatgacgtcaaacggGAGAAGAAGAAGATTGATTCCCTTTTGAATCGTATGCTGCCACCGTAAGTAAATGCCGACCAACCCAGTGAACCTAGATAAATTATGAACGATGAAATTACCAGTTTATCtttttatatttactttatACAGTATCAATAATTTGcaataaacatttaaaatatttcctAAATTCAATTGATTCATATTTAAGAAATATTTTCCATTAAACTATAAAACCAAATCAAGAGGAAATTGGAAAAATTTCTAATGGAATGATTTACCCTTTATTAATTGTAGTCTCACGTTACTATGCAACAGTTGGTCTGTAAAGTTGTTACCATGGTTATTTTACTACCTTATCGATAATTTAGGTCAATATCTCGCCAACTGATGAAGGGTGTTCAAGTTGAACCCGAAGTTTATGAGACAGCCACCTTATTTTTCTCTGACATCGTTGGTTTTACCAAGCTGTCTGCTGCCAGCACACCAATCCAGGTAAAGTTATCAGAGATATAAATCTAACCCGAATAGACTTGTGTCTCTGTAGTTGACTGAACAGTCATACACCCTGCAATCTAGTACTATTTTGCCAGGGAGgtttattaataaaattactcgATGCCGATTGGCCTGCCTTGTTTTTGGATGGACCGTGCCTTGATAGATTACCTTGATAGATTTCTTGTTCATGGTATCCATCTGACTAACTCATTCAGTAACGAATATACTGCACTGTATTGGTTTCAGGTGGTCAACATGCTGAACGATCTGTACACGCTGTTTGATTCGACAGTTGCCAACTACGATGTATACAAAGTCGAAACCATTGGTGATGCTTATGTCTTGGTATCGGGTCTACCTATTAGAAATGGAATCAACCACGCAGGTCAGATCGCCTCGGCTGCTTGGCACCTCCTAGAAGGAGTGCAAACGTTTCAAGTGCCACATCGACCTGATGTAGTACTGCAACTGAGAATTGGAATTCATTCCGGTAATTTCAAATCACACTTTTCTTGGGCAATGAGTTCACTTCCTTTGATACTAGAGGTACATAGAAGGGTCAACATGTACAGGCAGTCGAGTAAAATGAAACGAAAGCCGTGAAACATCAGTTAAGTTAAACGATTATATGCTGATAGGTGTCGTGTACCAAGTGACAAATAGCTTAAAGCGTCAGCATCGACACAAATCTGTGTGTGACCAGAGTCTATCCATTTCATTTATCAGGGCAAATGCGTAAACtaaaaaaatgacagtttataGACACGCAAATGTATACGAGAAACCGCAATGTGggatattatcatatttttggTGTTCAACTTGAGAATTCACATGGCGACATTACATGGAtatatatcttatatatatatatatatatatatattatatatataatatatatatatatttattaatatatatatatatatatatatatataatatatatatatatatatatatatatatatatattaatatatatatatatatggttagGATGCTAGTAAAGAcgagacatttttttttttgctgacaTCATAGGATATTGTGTAGCAGGagtggttggtttgaaaatGCCTCGCTATTGTCTCTTTGGTGACACCGTTAATGCTGCAGCTCGTATGGAATCAAGCGGATTACGTAAGTTTCTACCTCGAAACCAACGCAAAATTTTTGTCGCGAAATCATCTTTGGTGAATGGCAAATAAATGAGTATTTTCACATTATAAAATATGCGAAATTGGAATGACCGCGCATGCGCCAGTCGGAGTTCAGAGGGAGAGGCTAGAGGTATGAAAAGCTACTTCTTAGTTACATTCCTCAATATTAATACGCTATTGTGCACCAAGTTAAGTGTTTCTAATAACAGTCCGTTGAGATAAATGCCACATTCTTCTGTACAAGAGACAACGATAGCTAAGTTGGATTCACTTATACATGCTACACACATCACTTTTTATTTGTGAACATGCATTTTTTTGTTAACGTTCTTTGAACTTTCTCGATAGCCATGGAAGTTCACGTTAGTCCAGAATGTAAAGGCTTGTTGGATCAAATTGGTGGTTACACTTTGGAAGAAAGAGGACTTGTGAATATACCGGTAATCGATAAAAACGcacattttgaccaaacattaTTTACTTCATTACTTCATTTATCTTCAGTTTCATTGCACAAATATCTTATACGATACCTTCTGAAATGTGAGGCGTTTATACCGAATGAATCAGACTCAAAGCTAAAAGCTTGACGAGAAATTGGATAGAGAAAATAAGCATGCAGCATTTCATATGGTATTACCAGTCAGTGCCAAACTGAGACGTATTACAGTAATCTTTGTCACAGTAAGAAGTCAGACACTTGGATTCGTGTTAGACTTTGCGATGAAATTGATTAAGAATATTCCAACGTTAGACTCAAGGGTTGACGATTGGTGGACATTACTCATAAAGGGATACTGTTCTGCTCTTCATTCTACCGTATAATAGTCACGTGATTAAAATAATATATGATGGAGAACGATCAGTCTTATCTGTTGCTTCAGGCCGAACACATCGACACTTTCATGATCTTTGTTGATTCACAGAATGTTTATTTATCCTATTAACTGACAGATTATAAATATGACATCTGTTGATTTCAGGGTACTGGTGAAATCGTTACCTACTGGATGAAAGGTCAAGATCTAAGGTACAAAGtggaaagaaaatgaaagtcTCTAACCAAGAAAACTAAACCAGGCTTCATCACTGATGTCAATAATAGGCGTTAACGTGTCTATAACATGTAACATTTGCTGAATTGTATTGTACCTGGTAAATAACAACTCAATAAAACCAATCTGTCGAATCAATAAAATATCGTGTGTGAGAATTTCATTTTAGCATTTTCGATGAATTTACAAAACAGGGAACTTCAAGTCGATTTGAAATGAACAAGATTAACCaagcatattttttttacttccctATTATGCTAATTAAagttgtatgcgcctcgaaagtgaaagacttaaacttttgctataactttcattctctttcataatcaagaataaaaatagggggtcatcgtgcaaattttggtactacagaaacaaattacccaagatttactgatattagaaattcaaaatggccgtcatccttgtgttaacactatggagaaaaataaaatttttcaaatttctaaaaactaagccggtgaaaagttttcttttaccaagagctttaaaatgaaccccaacaagtggtttatcagaagagaattgtttgacagtccgaatgtctgtccccgaggtgcgttatGTTGCCAACAGgtttttttaaagcaatatttctcatcaaagatgacaaggaaaccccctcataccatatattttcaaaaggcagagactctaaagttaagtgtggtagcagtagtttactcgaaggtaGAAtaggtgtatatttggggtaaaaatccCCAATTTTGGTATTATAAAAATTGagttaagtcaaaaacttgacgctattttctgaaatgtaatatttcataagaaagaagagtatatgaagaaaaaaacgactattttattttgcattatctattctcattctaaaatggtaaGGGTTGAAAGACCAATATTCAAAAAATgtgattcaaattatgattagCAAagttaaaatgcctcttattcaaaatgtaagaactttattgccgaACAAAATACTAGTAATCGGTTTGTTAAATAGTATTTAAGGAAcataatttcagaaaatttgatccagccggagtggagttaatttatttgggaattttgaaattgggagaaaaaagGAGCCatgaaatcaggtgatttgcatacatttgcataaattaacactgctttatcacgcaactaacgactgcttgacaagctaaaagttGAACCCCACcaacattttaatcttgggttaacacattaattaaaattgaatgaattttgcaaaaaggtTATCTTTGAGTAAAATAAGCTGTGTTTGATGCAGCGCCTAATTAAATACAACGCAGGTAATGTTATCAATAGCCGATTATTTGTGGTGTCGTGGTAAATTTATTTGACAAGAAGGAGGGGGGTTCATTGCAGCTTATTGATGTTTCGTAAAAGCGTTTACGAAGAAGAACATGTAATCAGTGGATATCTTTTTTAGACATATGGcacaatatatattatagcccaaacatgggactatgtgcccgagggtaggtgaccatttgcccgacgtaaggagggcaaatggtctcctgccccgagggtacatagtcccttgtttgggctataatgtttttattacatgcctctcttactcagtttgcaccaaaaatatttacgtttattggt
The DNA window shown above is from Ptychodera flava strain L36383 chromosome 5, AS_Pfla_20210202, whole genome shotgun sequence and carries:
- the LOC139132647 gene encoding speract receptor-like, which codes for MAGTRFCDDEVSDKSVYKTFARTKPANSEVAYAVVEVFKQFGWTRCSIVSSDDPNFVGITNLVLRLFQESVIEVTNHHIFPGGYIPHYFIYKYEEWYHVIENLRKNTRIYLFIGKIIHHRDFILHMYRAGVYDNQDSIVVATSVEHMYQGLQGYSIGWYDTEDDELAREALRYSLLVEFRQPLADFDVYNAFAEEYARRTEYIFGGDGFGDMDNKAYFLYDAAMQLCRAMNLTLLNGGNIRDASTVMSYILNSTYQSEFGREAYINENGDAIGVYDLKSWRLYDMVTHFHFGKYFEEELTIGVDYGMVPIAAIARDSMTQYWVYDDTLYGGTIDWPGGQVPLDMPPCGFFNELCPTTDLTLPIVLPLCGVLLCTGLAIFYVYRKRKYEAELDSVVWKIHWDDLNIRGDHRKSQALSMKSMIMSTVSLIHNQEEQQIFTKVASYKGNICAIKAVNKHHIDLNRTARTELKEMRDMHHDNVNKFIGACVDRHHICILMEYCPKGSLQDILENDDMKLDHMFLASLIADLMKGMIYIHAGPIKSHGNLKSSNCVVDHRWVLQITDYGLHEFKKGQLLVDDSEYSQYSRLLWTAPEHLRQGKHMPQDGSQKGDVYSFSIILQEIYARAQPYHLNEEDPHDIIKKVKAGSDPPYRPDVSDVNEVAPECVLSTMRQCWDEDPNERPDFLHVRELLKPLQEGLKSNILDNMITLMERYTNNLEELIEERTDDVKREKKKIDSLLNRMLPPSISRQLMKGVQVEPEVYETATLFFSDIVGFTKLSAASTPIQVVNMLNDLYTLFDSTVANYDVYKVETIGDAYVLVSGLPIRNGINHAGQIASAAWHLLEGVQTFQVPHRPDVVLQLRIGIHSGYCVAGVVGLKMPRYCLFGDTVNAAARMESSGLPMEVHVSPECKGLLDQIGGYTLEERGLVNIPGTGEIVTYWMKGQDLRYKVERK